The Coffea arabica cultivar ET-39 chromosome 1e, Coffea Arabica ET-39 HiFi, whole genome shotgun sequence genome has a window encoding:
- the LOC140003970 gene encoding alcohol dehydrogenase-like 7 — MAQTQEASKTAGKPIRCRAAVARKAGEPLVIEEITVAPPKARELRVRVLCSALCFSDIHFWRLNEPHGYYPRIFGHETVGVVESVGEGVQDVKVGDTVIPSFLAYCGECPDCISIKSNQCSKLRFELSPYIRDGTSRFFDAKGETIYHFGYTSGFSEYTVVDITHVTKVDPALPASRACLLGCGVSTGVGAAWKTADVEEGSTVAIFGLGVIGLSVAEGARLRGAKTIIGVDMNPDKVEIGKKFGVTHFINPSELGGKLAREVILEMTDGLGADYCFECVGLPSLSQEAFTCCRKGWGKTIILGVDKPDSQFILNSLVNNHSGKTITGVQYGGLKPNLDIAILAKRYLDKELQLDLFVTHEIKLEEINKAFKLLIEGKCLRTVIWFDQERARADGVTFNEI, encoded by the exons ATGGCGCAGACACAAGAAGCAAGCAAAACTGCTGGGAAGCCCATCCGTTGCAGAG CTGCGGTTGCTAGGAAAGCAGGGGAACCATTAGTGATAGAGGAAATTACAGTTGCCCCTCCAAAAGCCCGGGAACTTCGCGTTCGAGTCTTATGTTCCGCCCTCTGTTTCAGTGACATCCATTTCTGGAGGCTCAAT GAACCTCATGGGTATTATCCAAGGATTTTTGGTCATGAAACTGTTGG GGTTGTGGAGAGCGTTGGAGAGGGAGTCCAGGAtgtaaaggtgggagatactgtCATTCCATCATTCTTGGCTTACTGTGGAGAATGTCCTGATTGCATATCAATCAAAAGTAACCAATGCTCCAAATTGAGATTCGAACTATCTCCTTATATTAGAGATGGGACTAGCCGGTTTTTTGATGCAAAAGGAGAGACGATTTACCACTTTGGCTACACATCAGGTTTCAGTGAGTACACTGTGGTGGACATCACTCACGTTACAAAAGTAGATCCTGCACTTCCAGCCAGTAGAGCATGCCTGCTTGGCTGTGGAGTATCAACTG GTGTAGGTGCGGCATGGAAAACAGCCGATGTTGAAGAAGGTTCAACTGTAGCTATTTTTGGATTGGGAGTAATTGGATTATCG GTTGCTGAAGGAGCAAGGCTTCGTGGAGCTAAGACAATTATCGGTGTGGATATGAACCCGGACAAAGTTGAAATAG GTAAAAAGTTTGGCGTCACCCATTTTATCAACCCCAGCGAACTTGGCGGCAAACTTGCGAGAGAG GTGATTCTTGAGATGACCGATGGACTTGGTGCTGATTACTGCTTTGAATGTGTCGGCTTGCCATCCCTATCACAAGAAGCATTTACTTGCTGCAGAAAG GGATGGGGCAAGACCATCATATTAGGAGTGGACAAGCCAGACTCGCAGTTTATCCTCAATTCCCTAGTGAATAATCATAGTGGCAAGACCATCACAGGAGTCCAATATGGTGGTCTCAAGCCTAATCTTGATATTGCCATTCTTGCAAAACGTTACTTGGATAAG GAGCTTCAGTTGGACTTGTTTGTCACGCATGAGATCAAACTCGAAGAAATCAACAAGGCTTTCAAGTTGCTCATTGAGGGCAAGTGCCTCCGGACTGTCATTTGGTTCGATCAGGAGAGGGCAAGAGCCGATGGTGTGACCTTTAATGAAATATAA